The genome window TCCTGCCCGCGATCGCCACCCTCGGTCAGGAGCACCCGGCCTGGCCGGCGCCGTGGGTCCTCGCGGCCGGCGCCCTGCTCGGCGTCGCCGCGCACGTCACCAACGTGCTGCCCGACCTCGCCGACGACGCCCGCACCGGCATCCGCGGGCTCCCGCACCGTCTCGGCGCACGTGCCAGCGGCCTCCTCGCCTTCGGCTGCCTCGCCGTCGCGACCGTGCTGATCACGTTCGGTCCCGGCCTCCCGGTGCGTCCGCTGCTCGTCGCCGGGCTCGTGATCGGGATCGCCGCGGTCGTGGCCGGGGTGGTCCTGCTGCTGCGGCGGAGCCCGACCCGGCTGCTGATGCAGCTGATCATGACCTGCGCGATCGTCGACGTGGCGATGCTGGCCCTGGCCGGGCAGTCGATCGCGGCCGGCTGAGCGCCGTCC of Leifsonia shinshuensis contains these proteins:
- a CDS encoding UbiA family prenyltransferase produces the protein MASKPISLLLASHPGPTAVVTVVAVGLGIGLGYPPGRLGLLALAILLGQLSIGWSNDWLDAARDRAVARADKPAARGDIPLPVVRASAFVALALALLVTALLGVGALIAHAVAIAGGWAYNLGLKTTAASFVPFAVSFGLLPAIATLGQEHPAWPAPWVLAAGALLGVAAHVTNVLPDLADDARTGIRGLPHRLGARASGLLAFGCLAVATVLITFGPGLPVRPLLVAGLVIGIAAVVAGVVLLLRRSPTRLLMQLIMTCAIVDVAMLALAGQSIAAG